The Primulina huaijiensis isolate GDHJ02 unplaced genomic scaffold, ASM1229523v2 scaffold40239, whole genome shotgun sequence genome has a window encoding:
- the LOC140969150 gene encoding casparian strip membrane protein 1-like, translating into MKGGVLELGVKDSSAPRTGVNRGAAVVDFILRIIALIATLASAIAMGTTDETLPFFTQFIRFRAKYNDLPMFTFFVVANSIVSAYLVLSLALSIFHIVRSGAQNSRVVLIFFDAGMLALLSSGASAAAAIVYLAHKGNTRTNWFAICQQFNSFCERISGSLIGSFAGMVVLILLILLSAAALSRR; encoded by the exons ATGAAGGGAGGCGTGCTCGAACTCGGTGTGAAGGACTCTTCAGCTCCAAGAACTGGGGTGAATCGTGGAGCAGCTGTTGTAGATTTTATCCTGAGAATTATTGCGCTTATTGCAACCTTAGCAAGTGCTATTGCTATGGGGACAACTGATGAAACGCTTCCGTTTTTCACTCAGTTCATTCGATTTCGGGCTAAATACAACGATCTTCCCATGTTCAC GTTTTTCGTGGTGGCGAATTCTATTGTAAGTGCGTATCTTGTTCTTTCTTTGGCACTGTCCATCTTCCACATTGTAAGAAGTGGAGCACAAAACAGTAGGGTTGTCTTGATTTTCTTCGACGCA GGAATGTTGGCACTTCTGAGTTCTGGagcatcagcagcagcagcaataGTATACTTAGCACACAAGGGGAACACAAGGACAAATTGGTTCGCCATATGCCAACAGTTCAACTCCTTCTGTGAGCGAATTTCGGGGTCGCTGATCGGATCATTCGCAGGGATGGTAGTTCTCATACTCCTGATCTTGCTGTCTGCTGCTGCTCTCTCGAGACGTTGA
- the LOC140969121 gene encoding two-pore potassium channel 3-like, whose protein sequence is MEKEPLLPSLDQRRLTQPPPPPPPPPPITLCPLPEDSEITITIPPLSITPSTKEFKDMLIFGSSSSSLGYLNDSPSSNLLDALTLSLASPKPSLSNPDYARSTVDGGRSNLDADNQQSWLIDPDYPFSKSNLHRSKTAPAMATINEIDHSSGSKPPQFGKSSIIRQGFVLLIIYLSLGVIMYSLSKDKFKGTETHPVVDALYFCIVTMCTIGYGDITPDSTVTKLFSITFVLVGFGFVDILLTGVLSFVLDLQENYLLKTIKSRGAHDPGSYIIDVKKGRMRIRMKVSLALGVVVLCIGTGVAFMHFVERLDWVDSFYLSVMSVTTVGYGDRAFNSLCGRVFASIWLLLSTVAVARAFLYLAEARVDKRNRSMAKWVLGQDMTVAQFLAADIDNHGFVTKSEFIVYKLKEMGKVSEKDILQISKQFERLDSGNCGKITLADLMENHH, encoded by the exons ATGGAAAAGGAGCCGCTCCTCCCTTCTCTCGACCAAAGAAGATTAACCcagccaccaccaccaccaccaccaccaccaccaataACACTCTGCCCTTTGCCTGAAGACAGTGAAATTACAATTACTATTCCACCTTTGTCCATTACACCTTCGACCAAAGAATTCAAAGACATGCTCATTTTTGGCTCCTCCTCATCTTCATTGGGTTATCTTAACGATTCTCCATCTTCAAATCTTCTTGATGCCTTAACTTTATCCCTTGCCTCCCCAAAACCTtcactttccaatcctgattaTGCAAGATCAACTGTTGATGGGGGAAGATCAAATCTTGACGCAGATAATCAGCAATCTTGGCTGATTGATCCCGATTACCCATTTTCAAAGAGCAATCTTCACAGGTCCAAGACTGCACCGGCCATGGCTACTATTAATGAAATCGATCATTCTTCAGGTTCGAAGCCACCCCAGTTTGGTAAATCATCAATTATAAGACAGGGTTTTGTTCTCTTGATTATATACTTGAGTCTTGGTGTGATTATGTACTCTTTGAGTAAGGACAAGTTCAAAGGAACTGAGACACACCCTGTTGTTGATGCTCTGTACTTTTGCATTGTGACTATGTGCACGATTGGTTATGGTGACATAACTCCTGATAGTACTGTGACTAAGTTGTTCTCTATCACATTTGTGCTTGTGGGATTTGGCTTCGTAGATATTTTGTTGACCGGGGTGCTTAGTTTTGTGCTTGATTTGCAAGAGAATTATCTTTTGAAGACTATTAAGAGTAGAGGAGCCCATGACCCTGGATCTTACATAATAGATGTTAAAAAGGGGAGGATGAGGATTCGGATGAAGGTTTCGTTGGCCTTAGGAGTTGTGGTTCTTTGTATTGGAACTGGCGTCGCCTTTATGCATTTCGTTGAGAGGCTGGATTGGGTAGATTCGTTCTATTTGTCTGTTATGTCAGTCACGACTGTTGGATACGGTGACAGGGCATTTAATTCTTTATGTGGTCGAGTTTTTGCATCAATTTGGTTGCTGTTGTCGACAGTTGCAGTTGCTAGAGCTTTTCTTTACTTGGCTGAAGCAAGAGTTGACAAGCGAAATAGAAGTATGGCAAAGTGGGTGCTTGGACAAGATATGACTGTAGCTCAGTTTCTAGCTGCTGACATTGATAACCACGGTTTCGTAAC CAAATCAGAGTTCATAGTATACAAACTTAAAGAGATGGGCAAAGTTTCCGAGAAGGACATTTTGCAGATTTCTAAACAGTTTGAACGGCTGGACTCTGGTAACTGTGGTAAGATCACTCTCGCTGATCTCATGGAAAACCATCACTGA